The DNA segment CGCTGCGTTTATCCCGAATTTGTACGTACTGACTATTGGTTGTAGGGGTAGCACGCTCCCACATCTGTAAATACGCTTCCGCCGAGTTGAAGAATGCCTGCATCGTTTGCGGGGAAGCATTTAAACGCATATCTTCCACCAAATCGGCAAGAAGGCCATAATGTGCCAAGCCTTCGTTATTCAAATCAAAACTACGATTTCCCGTTCTCTGGCGATCAAAGGTAACGCGACCGTCATAGGAGGTAAAGGGGTAAATGACCGGATTCATATCAGAAGTTGAACTGCGCCCTGCCTGAGGTGCCAAACCATTGGTATCTGTACCAATACCCACTCCAGCCAGGTAGGGTGTTGTTGCTAGAGCTGCACGAATCGTATCTATATTGCTGATGTTATAATCGCTTGGGCCATTATAAGGGAACATTACACCACCCACGTTTAATACGCGCTGCTGCAATGGGCTCAAAGCGCCGTTTAGTTTTGGATTGGAGTGACTTGAGATCACACCGGAGTAATTACGACGTTCGACAATTTCCATTGTATCGGCGAAAGCACCAGCCGACATATGGTCTATTTCGATAATCATCTCCTTGTCGATCATACGATTAATCAGGTATTTCCCCATGGTCGTTAAGTGTTTACGATTACAGTGTTGGTCTATACTCTGATCATAATTGGGGCTTGCGCCAAATAGATTGATGATATCTTTAATGAATGGAACATTCCCCAGCAATGGAAAACCACTTGGCAGTTTGCGACCGCTGGGCTCGTTAGGCGGACACGCTTCTATATGATAGAGATGGCCTGTTTGTAGCATATTACCAATGTTGATAATTTCATCTGCCCCCTGCATATGTGGGCCACCAAGGTCATTATCAAACTTGTGGATTGGAAACAAGCTGCGAATACCACGGCTATACAGGTACTGTAGTTTTTGATCGATCCAGGCCTCAGTGCAGCCACTGCCTTCATCACAATCCAGCACACTGGATACTTCAACACCCAACACAACAGCAAGTTTGCCACTGGCAATTACCGAGCGAGCTTCAGCAGCACTGGTAACTATACGAAAAAAGCCCTTGCCAATGCCGCCAGCCTGTGCATCAATATAATCCTGCATTTCATACACCCGCCTCAGCTGCAGATCAATACTCAATGAATCATCACAGGCATTGGGGTTAACCCAGGATACCGGGTTTACAACATTTTGAACCTCGCACAACACTTCGTTTTGTACCATATTGGTTACCATCAGCTTCAAACCAGCCAGGTGCACCCGCTCAATCCATTTGTAATAGGCTTGCTGATGCGATTGTGTGTGATGGTTTGGCCAGTAAGGAAAATTTGGCCAACCGGCAGTCATATGCCGGGCAGCCAAGTCACCGCCATCCTGCAGGTTACCGATAATATCCAGGCCACCATTGGGGCCGTGTATGCCACTACCATCATCCAGTGCATTTTGGATACCATAAGGGTGAAAAGGACGACCGTGTAAAAACTTGCCACCCATAAATTCATTGGAATTCAAATGGGTATGCACATCAGCAAAGCCAATCACTGGTGCATTCACATCACCGGTCGGCGGGATCGCCGGATTGATCGACGCATTCAGTTCAGCCTCTGGAAATGGTGTACAATCCTCCTGTTCCACTAATTCAAAAATGTTTTCACTATTGCGATTCCCCAAATTAAACAAATCAAATAGATAAGTTCCACCGTCGCCCTTGTTATACCGCAAGTCCTTCCAGAATTTTGTGGAGAATAACCTGAAATGACCATTTCCAGCCGGTTCTACTGACCACTGTGCCCATTCTGAAGCGGCAGTATTACGCGCTATATCCAGAGGCCCCCTGGTGGTGAGGAAATTTCCGGTTTTATCACGCAACATATACATACCAAGCCTGGTGGGCTTGAAATAAAAATGGGACGCAGCAGTCACATCAATAGCGTCAAAGCGATAATCGCCACCCCCCGGATGCATATAGCGACCAGTTTGAGGGGCTTTAATCGCGTAACAGCCTTGTGCCAAAGTGTAAGAGGTCTCGATCGTATTGGCAGTCGCGAAAACAGACATACCGGATAATATTATCAGGATTGATACCCAGATTTTTTTTAACGTTGATTTCATTATATTTATCCATTATTGTTAAAATTATGGGAAGGTTATTAGACGTTAGTATGATTAAGGTATCAAAAACTAGTGGACAATATAAGTCGGGATTGTCTAACTATAGTCATTTTTATGAGATGCCTCTTTGACAATTCACTTGCTTACTCTAAAAAAGATGCTTTGACAATGACCTTATCTCCGTCTTCGTACAACTTTTCATAGCATATTCAACCTAAAACAGCCCTGTTCGCAGTGGCTCCTGGCGTCGTATAGATGAGCATACTGTGAAGCTGCTCACAGTTGTAGTGCGACCTCACTGTGTTGATGATTTTTCCAGCTTCATTCAAGCTTCGAAATCAGTGATGTTTTCAACACTCCTGACAGAATCCACCATAGGGTTCTCAGTGCCTGCACCCAGGTTTCGGCTTATCCGACTGGATGAAGAAAAACCTGGTATCAAGGGTCTTTTTCTTAAAGAAAATCGAATTGCCGCTAGACTCAATGCCATTGTCGCGAGTACGCTACACACACTAAAAACTTACCGGCCATAAAGCCTTACCTAACATATGACCAAGCAGTACCGAAAATAGCAGCCATCGATGATCGCACTATTTCCTCCTATCCCACGGCTGATCGCCCCATCGGAGCCCCATCTACACACTCGTTTCTGAAATCGGGGAACGGGGAACGGGGAACGGGGAACGGGGAACGGGGAACGGGGAACGGGAGACTAAAGCATTACAATGCCTTTTGATGAAAACTGCTAGAACTTTTCTTCTCTACACCCCACCCTTCAGCCATTGCGCTTTATTGGCTTCCAGGCCCCACATCTGTTGCACCAATTACAGACGATACGTTGGATATACCAAAAACAGATGTTATCCATTTAGTTACTTAATTCGTGGCCGCTAATAATCCTGATGATTTGTTCTTTAGTATAGCATTTTTTCATATTGAGACCCTCCTGGAAACTAAATTTCAAATATAATAGCAGTAAACTTGTCCATGCAACCTGCACCCAATACATCACTTTGGAAGAATTAGCACCGGCAGACTTTGATAGCGTGCTTTATTAAGGAACCACATTTTACCTGATCACGATACAAATGACTGACGCATTAAAAATAGACAACTCCACTAAAGCCTTGCACCTGACAATAAAAACGCTATTGTTTGACTAGAAAAGAAAGTAAATCAAGACTGGATAACAGAATGCTATGGGTAACAAGAAATCACTTTTGGCTTTAATAGCAACACTGACAATAATCACTCAACCCTCTTTAACCTGGGCTGATGACCTACATGAAAGAGAAGCTACCAAGCGATGCCTGAAAACCTGCAAAGAAATTTATTATAATTGTATTGGCGATAACCAGAAAGTACAAAATATCTGCGTTAGCGGTAAAATAGACTGCGATAATATCTGCCGCGATAATAATAAAGAGGATTTTTATGATAATGAGTACGAGTCAGAATATGATGAGCATGGCATATAAAGATATTATTCGATTGTTATGGGATGGTAGAACCATAAGCACAATATTTTTTAGTAGAAGCCTACTATATATATTGTAAATATACCTCCAGCGAATGCGCGCCCTTCCAATTGCAACTCTAATTCTTGGCACTGTTAATAAACGCGCTGAGTAGTGACCTGATTTCACCAAATCGAAGTGAATCGCCCAGAAAAACATCCAAAAATTATCTTGGATATTTCGTGGACTATAAAGTAATTTAGAAATATTTCCGAGACAATAAAAATTGCTTAACACATATTTTTGCATCTTAAAATTTGACCATTTCCAACACCACTTAATATACTATTATTGAATCATTCAAAATTAATTCAGAAAGAAATTTATAGATTAATTATTTTTCAAGAAATCTATTAAGTATAGCATTACATTAAGCCATAATTCTATACACACTAAATCTTAATTATTAGCAAAACAATTACTTTTCATCTGATAAATAACATTCCTGTCAAACACCATATTTTTATCATATAGGACTTCAGAAGCCGATTCTATATCCTGTCTTTCTATCCCCATTATTTTTTAAACTATGAAGCGATCTCTGACACACAATATTAAGTACAACCCAACACTATATGATTTAACGCTGAAAAAATTGTTGCATTTACATCATACGCCAATTACCGGGGACAGAAAATCCTGGAATTTATTCAAACTAAATAACATTCTCTCTTAGAGAAAACCGCATCGCTATCCCAGCTCGACTAGCCATAAAAAGGCCAGGATGAAAATAGGCTTGGGGACAAACTATAAGCCATGAATGATAGTGCAATTACTGTTTTCACTACCGTTTTTAAAATTTACATCTTGAATACACCCTCTTCGCATTCAATTCCCTAGGAAAGCTCACCCCAAAAGAAATGGTATTTTTAGTTATGAATTTTACCTCTTATTATTTTTGTCACTTAAATATTCTCAATGCTTCATTATACAGATAATTTATCGAATAAAATTATTTCAAATTCCGTATTTTTTGGCACACTCCCTGAAAGTACCAAACTCAAATGGTCCCGGTACGAGCACAGCATTACACTGAACGGCCTTTCCTTTAAACCAGTATGGTGTTCCCGCAACTATTTTTGTATCAACCGATGGCTTAAAACGTGGTGCATTAAAAACGCCAATAGATTCCGGAGGAGGATTTATGGGTAATGAATTGAAGAATACATCAGCATCTCCATCTCGTATTGCCTCATAACACTCCTTGATATCAAATTGACGCTTTGTAATGACAGTATTTTCAGGAAAATACTGGTTAGCCGTTTGAGTTGACAGGTTCCCTGTACAGATTCTTACATCTGGGTGAGCCCGCAAGTCATCGATAGATTCAATTGAAAAAGACGATCCAATAGGTATATGAATAAATTGGCCAGCACTAACAATAGTGCACGTTGCTCGACGCCCCTTGAGTCGGCGCAGGTTCTCAGACTCTCCTCCCTTTGCGTTAAACTGGTCTATAAAATCAACTGTGACACCTGGCTGATTGATAAACTCAAGCATTTCATAGGCTTCGCTAAATGCATTTAGATTAGTCCCAAATATTCCATCCTGTAAGGCCGAAGTTGTATTGAACGGAAATGGAATTTCTACAGAGACAACTTCAATAGTCCCCGTTTCGTAATGTTCGGCAATTATCCTTAGGATTTCTTTGAGAATATCATCAAGTATATTCGATCCAAGCATACCATTATTGAACCAATCAGAGGTACTTGCTCCTGCACTTATAAACCAGGGTGCTCCTGCTACATAACCACGACGTATTTCACCTGATGTCAGTATCTTGGCAAATCTACCTCTCGGCCTGTTAGGAAAAGGGGTTACATCAGGATTTGGAAGACAATCAGACTGATTGACTATGTAATCAGATGCATCCACCACCTCTGAAATAGGCTCAGAGAAGTTCTGGATTATTCTTCTGTATTCACCACTATTAACAATTCTGACCCATGCGGCATCAAAGGCATCAACTAATTGATCATAACCAATGCCAATTCTATCTGGGGTGGCGTGAATTTGGCCCATGGGCAAGAGTAATGTTAAGGAACATAATTTTAATAAAATATATTTACTCATCAGCTCACCTTTTACCGATTTAAATTACTGCGCTTTATATACCGTACCACTCCTTTCAATTTTCCTCTTTCCCAAGTAGATACTTCAAGGGTTACAGCTTGATGCGAGAGGTTGACTCAGTTTTTAGACACCCCCGCTTCTCGTAAAAAGCATGGGCGCTAATTAATAAATAAATGGAGATCACTGGCCATGGAGTATCAGTGCTGACCGGCCATATTCGCTGCTATTGAGGCCCCCAATCTGGCAGAAGCGTATCCTGGCAGGCCAGGTCTTTAACCGCTATAAACGCCACCACTCTCATGGCAGGCTATCCTCCATACTATCAACCAATACCTGGGCGTACATACCCGTATCGAATACGGATTTTTTAAATCAACCTCCGATAGAGTGCGAACCCATGGTATAAGCCGGTCTTGAACCTATATATAGATACCCCCGCCATTACCAATTGGATGGCGACAATCTTCAAAGCTATTTTCGAGCAGGCAATTCTCCTGGACAGCACCGAAAATAACCGCAAAGAGCCTCAAGAGATTTTCAAAGAGGAGGGGGGATAACTGTCTCACCCTATGGCAAGCACGCCCTATCCAGCAATCATTTGAAATGCGTTAAACGGAGCCAAAGTGAAAGCCGCAGAGAAGCTCACCACTATTCACGGGATTAGGGCCGAATCATTAGCGGATGCCAAGCGTGCAGTCACATGGTGTTGGTGCGCAGCAACTTAAAAGGACACATCCGTCCATCTCTAACGGGGTACTACATTCGCCTTCGCGAAACTGATACTGTAGCCGGCCCAAGTCTTAGACACCTGTTAGACAGTAGGCAATAAATTGGAAAAAACTTCAACAAAATCAAAGGGTTTTGAACACACCCCGATGATGCAGCAATACTTGCGCATCAAGGCCCAGCACCCCCAGGAGTTAGTGTTCTACCGTATGGGGGATTTCTACGAGCTGTTTTATGACGATGCCAAAAAGGCGGCGGAACTGTTAGACGTGACCCTCACAGCACGGGGAAAATCCGGCGGACAGCCAATACCAATGGCCGGGGTTCCCTATCATGCGGCAGAGGGGTATCTGGCACGCCTGATCAAGGCTGGTATCTCTGTGGCAATCTGCGAACAAATTGGTGACCCGGCCACCAGCAAGGGGCCGGTTGAGCGGCAGGTAGTACGTATCGTCACACCGGGCACGGTAACCGACGAAGCCCTGCTCAATGACCGCTGTGACAACCTGCTTGCCGCTGTCACGCAACAAGGCAGCCAGTTTGGTCTGGCACTCTTGGACTTGGCCACTGGCCGCTTTGTGGTGCAGGAAACTGACACCCTGGAAGCGCTGGCAGAGCAACTACTTCGCCACAACCCGGCAGAACTGTTGGTACCGGAAAATATGTCTCTGCCTGTAGAGATCGAGCACCGTGCCGGGTTGCGTCGCCGCGGGCACTGGGAGTTTGAACTGGAAACCGCCCAACGCCATCTCAACCAACAATTCGGCACACACAACCTTGAGGCATTCGGCTGTAACTTGATGCACGGCGCTATCGCAGCCGCCGGCTGCCTGCTGCAGTATGCCCGGGATACCCAGCGCACTGAACTGCCCCATATCCGCGCCCTGCTGACAGAGAGCAGTGATGAGACTGTAGCCCTGGATGGCGCCAGTCGCCGCAATCTGGAGATTGATCTGAACCTCACTGGTGGCGATAACAATACGCTGCTGTCGGTATTGGACACCTGTAAGACCGCTATGGGCAGTCGCCTGCTGCGCCGCTGGCTGAACAATCCGCTGCGTCAGCTCACCATCCTGCAGAATCGCCAGGATGCGATCGCCACACTGACGGGAAACTATGGCTTTGAACCACTGCGGGAAGCCCTCAAACCCGTTGGGGATATGGAGCGGATTCTCGGTCGCCTGGCACTGCGGTCCGCACGACCGCGGGACCTGGCAAGACTGGGGCAGTCTCTGCAACAGTTCCCGGAAATTCAGCGCCAATTGGAAGAAACCAATACAACCAGGTTACAAGCATTGTGTGGCCAAATTGGTGAATGGCCGGAGACAGTGGATCTGTTGCAGAAAGCCATAGTGGAAAACCCACCGGTTGTAATTCGCGATGGCGGTGTTATCGCCTCAGGCTACGACGCAGCACTGGATGAACTTCGGGCTATCAGTGAAAACGCCGGTGATTACCTGGTTCAACTGGAGCAGCGTGAAAAAGAGCGCACCGGCATTCCCACCCTGAAAGTGGGTTACAACCGGGTGCACGGCTACTTTATCGAGATCAGCCGTGGGCAAAGTGATAAAGCGCCGACAGAGTATATTCGACGCCAAACCCTTAAAAATGCCGAGCGCTTTATCACCCCGGAACTGAAAGCCTTTGAAGACAAGGCACTCTCCGCCAAAAGCCGTGCCCTAGCGCGGGAAAAAGCGCTGTATGAGGGCTTGATCGACAAACTGAATGAGTCTCTGGCCCAGTTGCAGACTGCTGCTGCCGGAGTCTCGGAGCTGGACGTACTGGCCTGCCTGGCGGAACGCGCTGACAACCTGCGCCTCTGTCGTCCGGAGCTGGGTACCGAACCGGGCCTGCAGGTCAGTGGCGGCCGCCACCCGGTGGTAGAACAGGTGCTTGACGAGCCTTTCGTGGCCAATGATATCGAGCTGCACAATGACCGCCGTATGCTGGTCATTACCGGCCCCAATATGGGCGGTA comes from the Microbulbifer sp. MI-G genome and includes:
- the mutS gene encoding DNA mismatch repair protein MutS translates to MMQQYLRIKAQHPQELVFYRMGDFYELFYDDAKKAAELLDVTLTARGKSGGQPIPMAGVPYHAAEGYLARLIKAGISVAICEQIGDPATSKGPVERQVVRIVTPGTVTDEALLNDRCDNLLAAVTQQGSQFGLALLDLATGRFVVQETDTLEALAEQLLRHNPAELLVPENMSLPVEIEHRAGLRRRGHWEFELETAQRHLNQQFGTHNLEAFGCNLMHGAIAAAGCLLQYARDTQRTELPHIRALLTESSDETVALDGASRRNLEIDLNLTGGDNNTLLSVLDTCKTAMGSRLLRRWLNNPLRQLTILQNRQDAIATLTGNYGFEPLREALKPVGDMERILGRLALRSARPRDLARLGQSLQQFPEIQRQLEETNTTRLQALCGQIGEWPETVDLLQKAIVENPPVVIRDGGVIASGYDAALDELRAISENAGDYLVQLEQREKERTGIPTLKVGYNRVHGYFIEISRGQSDKAPTEYIRRQTLKNAERFITPELKAFEDKALSAKSRALAREKALYEGLIDKLNESLAQLQTAAAGVSELDVLACLAERADNLRLCRPELGTEPGLQVSGGRHPVVEQVLDEPFVANDIELHNDRRMLVITGPNMGGKSTYMRQTALIALLAHCGSYVPAEKAKIGLLDRIFTRIGSADDLAGGRSTFMVEMIETANILRNATEHSLVLMDEIGRGTSTYDGLSLAWACAHYLSAKVRAFTLFATHYFELTDLPNHCPQAANIHLDATEHGDGIVFLHRIQKGPASKSYGLQVAKLAGIPGGVLTEAHTRLAALEADVQPAAISMAPSATSPTPSASPQQVDLFSSPSHPALDALKALSPDDMTPRQALEALYALRNLLN
- a CDS encoding ricin-type beta-trefoil lectin domain protein; translation: MKSTLKKIWVSILIILSGMSVFATANTIETSYTLAQGCYAIKAPQTGRYMHPGGGDYRFDAIDVTAASHFYFKPTRLGMYMLRDKTGNFLTTRGPLDIARNTAASEWAQWSVEPAGNGHFRLFSTKFWKDLRYNKGDGGTYLFDLFNLGNRNSENIFELVEQEDCTPFPEAELNASINPAIPPTGDVNAPVIGFADVHTHLNSNEFMGGKFLHGRPFHPYGIQNALDDGSGIHGPNGGLDIIGNLQDGGDLAARHMTAGWPNFPYWPNHHTQSHQQAYYKWIERVHLAGLKLMVTNMVQNEVLCEVQNVVNPVSWVNPNACDDSLSIDLQLRRVYEMQDYIDAQAGGIGKGFFRIVTSAAEARSVIASGKLAVVLGVEVSSVLDCDEGSGCTEAWIDQKLQYLYSRGIRSLFPIHKFDNDLGGPHMQGADEIINIGNMLQTGHLYHIEACPPNEPSGRKLPSGFPLLGNVPFIKDIINLFGASPNYDQSIDQHCNRKHLTTMGKYLINRMIDKEMIIEIDHMSAGAFADTMEIVERRNYSGVISSHSNPKLNGALSPLQQRVLNVGGVMFPYNGPSDYNISNIDTIRAALATTPYLAGVGIGTDTNGLAPQAGRSSTSDMNPVIYPFTSYDGRVTFDRQRTGNRSFDLNNEGLAHYGLLADLVEDMRLNASPQTMQAFFNSAEAYLQMWERATPTTNSQYVQIRDKRSGQCLDVPGVDNGVANYAKVQLETCTHNHFDQHWLIDWDTGLIRNRMNDDLCLTHADGTSVNGLRASIYACSVNHRWILDGDVIRDANNESMVLDGFGNTKGATVGMWEFHGGMNQRWAITEVSAASSGYRNLAVEGIATQSDTSHGGSASRAIDGNISGHWGDGSITHTSASAYPSWTLDLGSIKKIENIAIWNRVDCCGERLQDFHVFVSDLPFAGESISDSQEQSNVREFFLPGPAEQLKYVINVGVGRYVRIQLASDNEALSLAEVQVFGQ